Genomic segment of Candidatus Omnitrophota bacterium:
ATCATGGCCGGGTTGAGCGAAAAAGCCGGAGATCTGGATCAGGCTGTCGAAGAATATAAAAAGGCGTTAAGCGCCGATTACAAGAACGCGGCGATCCATCTGAACCTGGCCGCGGTCTACCTGAAGAAAAAGGACACCCCCGGCGCGATCGCGGAACTGAGCCTCGCCGCGAAGTTCGATCCGGAATCCGTTGAGCCGCACGCGATATTGGCCCTCTTGTATTTTTCCCAGGAAAAATTAGACGCTGCCGGAAATGAATATGAAAAGGCGCTGAAGAACGCTTCGCGCCTTGAGCCCAAGAACTCAGGGGTCTTGAAGAAACTGGGCCTTTTGTATCTGGAGAAAAAAGATTACAAAGCGGCCGAGGGCATCTACAAGAAAGTGCTGGAGTTGTCCCCTGAGGACGCCGAAAGCCGATTTCTTTTAAGCAGCGTTTATGACGAGCAGAAAGACCGGGACAGGGCTGTCCTTGAGCTGAAAAAGGTCCTGGAGATGGCCCCTGATTTTCACCAGGCCTTGAATTACCTGGGGTATCTTTATGTCGAGGAAAACCGCAACCTTGCCGAGGCGGAGAAGTTGATAAAAAAAGCGGTGGAGCTTTCTCCGGATAACGGCGCGTATATCGACAGCCTGGGCTGGCTTTATTTTAAAAAGGGCGATCCTAAAGAGGCTCAGGTCCAGCTGGAAAAGGCGGCCGGCCTGCTGGAGGACCCGGTGATCTACGACCATTTGGGCGATGTCTATTACTCTATGAACGACCGGGAAAGATCCAGGCTGAATTGGGAAAAATCCTTAGAACTTAAATCCGATCAGGATAAGGTCAAAGAAAAAATAAAGGGGCTGAAGAGATAATGGAATATTCGGACGATAAAATAAAGGGGTTGGAACTCCAGGCTAAGGATATCCGCAGGCTTATTGTGCGGATGCTGGGCAAGGCCTGCTCCGGGCATCCCGGAGGAAGCCTTTCTTCCACTGACCTGGTCACCGCGTTGTTCTTTGAGGCCCTTAAGCATAAGCCTCAGGAGCCTAACTGGCCGGATCGCGACCGTTTTCATATGTCTAAAGGGCATTGCTGCCCGTTATGGTACGCGGCGCTTGCCGAATCAGGATATTTCCCGCAGGAGAAGCTGTTCACCTTGCGTCAGCTGGGTTCGATGCTCCAAGGCCATCCCGACCGCCGCACCCCGGGAGTGGAATCCGCTTCCGGATCGTTGGGCCAGGGGTTGTCCGTTTCCTTGGGGATCGCGCTTGCCGCCAGGCTTGACGGAAAAGATTACCGTGTTTACTGCCTGATGGGCGACGGCGAGATACAGGAAGGCAATGTCTGGGAAGCGGCTATGGCGATCAGCCACTACAAATGCGACAATGTCTGCGCTATATTGGATTATAACGGTTTTCAGATAGACGGGAAGAACAGCGAGGTAATGGGGCTTGAGCCGGTTGCTGCCAAGTGGCAGGCGTTCGGCTGGCATACTATAGAGATCGACGGGCATAATATGCGCCAGATCCTCGGCGCCTACGATCAGGCGAAGACGGTAAAAGGCAAGCCTACGATAATCATCGCCCGTACCACAAAAGGCAAGGGTGTGTCTTTCATGGAGAATGTGGTCGGCTTTCACGGATGCGCGCCTACACCCGAACAGGTGGAAAAGGCGTTAAAGGAACTGGAATAATAAAAATGACGGAATTACTTTATCAGCGCGATGTGTACGGCAAGACCCTGGTGGAATTAGGCAAGGTTAACCCGAATATTGTGGTTATGGACGCGGATCTTTCCAGCTCCACCCGGACCAGCCTTTTTGCCAGGGATTTCCCAAAGAGGTTTTTCAATATGGGCGTGGCTGAACAGAATATGATGGCTGCCGCCGCAGGGTTGGCCAGCTGCGGCAAGCAGGTTTTTGTTTCCACCTTCGCCATATTCGCCACAGGACGGGCCTGGGATCAGGTCAGGAATTCCATATGCTACAACAATTTTAACGTCAAGATAGTCGCGACCCACGCCGGTGTCAGCGTAGGCCCCGACGGGTCAAGCCATCAGGCGCTGGAGGATATCGCCTTGATGCAGGTGATCCCCAATATGAACATAATCGTTCCTTGCGACGGGCCGCAGACCCGTGAGGCGCTGCTTGCCGTCGCTCAGTCCAAAGGCCCCTGCTACATCCGTTTAGGCCGGGCGAAAGTCCCCACCCTGGAGAATAAAGGAGAATTCAAGATCGGCAAGGCGCAGGTCCTGACCCAGGGAAATGACGTGGCTATCGTTGCCTGCGGGACCATGGTCAATGAATCATTGGCCGCGGTCGCCAACCTTAAGGCAAAAGGCGTAAAGGCCAGGTTGATAAATATGCATACCATAAAACCGCTGGACACGGATGTCCTGTTGGACGCGGCCCGCTCCACTAAAGGGATCGTGGTTTGCGAAGAGCACAGCACCATCGGCGGCCTGGCTTCCAGCGTCGATGCCCTGCTCGCCGAGCGGCATCCGACAAAGATCCTGAGCATAGGGATAAAAGCGCGGTTCGGCCAATCCGGAGAACCGGAAGAATTATTCAAAGAATATAATATTACCGCCGGCGACATAGAAAAAGCGGCGCAAGCCATAGTCTCAGGTTAATGACCTGGTTTTAGCAAAACCACATCAGCCGTGCTTACCTTTAATTCTTACGCCAAAATAAACCTGTATCTGTCCGTCCTGAACAAGCGCCCGGATAACTACCACGATATAAACAGCCTTTTTGAGCGAATCAGCCTTTCCGACCGTATCACGCTTACCCCGCTTAAGAAAAACACCATAGAGCTTTATTCGAACGAAAGATCATTGCCTTGCGACGCCTCCAATCTTGCTTTTAAGGCCGCGAAGTTATTAAAGGATGAATTCAAGGTCGCAAAAGGCGTGCGCATCCGCTTGACCAAGCGCATTCCTATAGGAGCGGGATTAGGCGGAGGCTCGAGCAATGCCGCGTATGTGCTTATGGGCTTGAACAAGCTCTGGGGCTTGAAACTCAGCCGTCAGCGTTTAAGCCGATTAGGCGCGAAATTAGGCAGCGACATACCATTTTTCATCCAGGACCTTAGTTTCGGCCTGGTCAGCTCAAGAGGAGAGAAGATAAAGCCGGTTCCGGAGCTTTCCGGGCTTCATTTATGGCATATCCTGGTTGTTCCACGGATAAACGTGCCCACCCCGTTTATATATAACAAATTGGACGATCTGCGTAAATCCGGGTTGACAATTAGGGTTTCCGATGGTAAACTAATAACTTTAGTATTGAAAAATAAGGATTTTTCCGGTTTAAACAAAGCGCTTTTTAATGATTTGGAAGCGGTTACCCTGCGTTTTTATCCGGAAGTGGTAAAAATAAAGAAAGCGATCCTCCATTTCGGCGCTAATCCGACATTAATGTCCGGAAGCGGTCCGGCGGTTTTTAGTATTTTCTCTTCTCGAAAGGATGCTGTGCGTTTATTCGGGCAGCTGAAAGAGAAACACCGTCTCTGGCGTATCTTTCTGGTTAGGACAGTTTGAATCAGAACAGGGAGGTCAAGATATGGAGATCACCGAGGTCAGGGTATTTCTTAAGGATTCGCAGGATAAGAAACTTAAGGCCTACGCCACAGTTACTTTCGACAATGCATTCGTAGTCAGGAATATAAAAGTGATCCAGGGGACTAACGGGGTATTCATCGCCATGCCTTCCCGCAAAGTCAAGCAGCCCTGCCATAAGTGCAATTTTAAGAATGAGTTCCGTTCCAAGTTTTGTAACCAGTGCGGCGCGCAATTACCTGTATCCAGCCAACCGGCAGTCCCGGAGATGAACGCCCAGGCTGAACATAAAGATATCGCGCATCCGATAACCCAGCAATTCCGGGATTATCTGCAAAAGAAAGTCCTGGATGCGTATGAACAGGAAGTGAAAAAAGGCCCTGCTGCTTCCACTACCCATGAGGAAGTATAATCTGGTTAATTGAGGAGTTTTACATTTGCCCGGTAGTGTCCCGCAACTCATTTAGTTTGCGGCGGGATGCCGTTTCCGATATGAAGTCTAGAAGAACGGCGAATGGCAGCACATCAGAATTTCCCCGTCTTGCAGGCAAGAATGATCGACGGGATCAGCCCCGCCTGTAGTTTAGATCGAGGGCGGGAGGGTCTGACTGTCTGAAGATTAAGATGCCGGGTGGAATCTAGACCGGAAATATTGATAGTTTAAATTAAAGGTTTAGTTATATTGCCCGGTAGTGTAACGGCAGCACATCAGAATTTGGGTCTGACTGTCAAGGTTCGAATCCTTGCCGGGCAACATAAATTCAAGCAAGGATGAGAACCAAGGGGGTGCGGGGGAA
This window contains:
- the ispE gene encoding 4-(cytidine 5'-diphospho)-2-C-methyl-D-erythritol kinase, whose amino-acid sequence is MLTFNSYAKINLYLSVLNKRPDNYHDINSLFERISLSDRITLTPLKKNTIELYSNERSLPCDASNLAFKAAKLLKDEFKVAKGVRIRLTKRIPIGAGLGGGSSNAAYVLMGLNKLWGLKLSRQRLSRLGAKLGSDIPFFIQDLSFGLVSSRGEKIKPVPELSGLHLWHILVVPRINVPTPFIYNKLDDLRKSGLTIRVSDGKLITLVLKNKDFSGLNKALFNDLEAVTLRFYPEVVKIKKAILHFGANPTLMSGSGPAVFSIFSSRKDAVRLFGQLKEKHRLWRIFLVRTV
- a CDS encoding tetratricopeptide repeat protein, which encodes MVFRSYLRMGAVVLCLSAVLCACRNAFAFDRRMSAALSHYIMAGLSEKAGDLDQAVEEYKKALSADYKNAAIHLNLAAVYLKKKDTPGAIAELSLAAKFDPESVEPHAILALLYFSQEKLDAAGNEYEKALKNASRLEPKNSGVLKKLGLLYLEKKDYKAAEGIYKKVLELSPEDAESRFLLSSVYDEQKDRDRAVLELKKVLEMAPDFHQALNYLGYLYVEENRNLAEAEKLIKKAVELSPDNGAYIDSLGWLYFKKGDPKEAQVQLEKAAGLLEDPVIYDHLGDVYYSMNDRERSRLNWEKSLELKSDQDKVKEKIKGLKR
- a CDS encoding transketolase; its protein translation is MEYSDDKIKGLELQAKDIRRLIVRMLGKACSGHPGGSLSSTDLVTALFFEALKHKPQEPNWPDRDRFHMSKGHCCPLWYAALAESGYFPQEKLFTLRQLGSMLQGHPDRRTPGVESASGSLGQGLSVSLGIALAARLDGKDYRVYCLMGDGEIQEGNVWEAAMAISHYKCDNVCAILDYNGFQIDGKNSEVMGLEPVAAKWQAFGWHTIEIDGHNMRQILGAYDQAKTVKGKPTIIIARTTKGKGVSFMENVVGFHGCAPTPEQVEKALKELE
- a CDS encoding transketolase family protein yields the protein MTELLYQRDVYGKTLVELGKVNPNIVVMDADLSSSTRTSLFARDFPKRFFNMGVAEQNMMAAAAGLASCGKQVFVSTFAIFATGRAWDQVRNSICYNNFNVKIVATHAGVSVGPDGSSHQALEDIALMQVIPNMNIIVPCDGPQTREALLAVAQSKGPCYIRLGRAKVPTLENKGEFKIGKAQVLTQGNDVAIVACGTMVNESLAAVANLKAKGVKARLINMHTIKPLDTDVLLDAARSTKGIVVCEEHSTIGGLASSVDALLAERHPTKILSIGIKARFGQSGEPEELFKEYNITAGDIEKAAQAIVSG
- a CDS encoding septation protein SpoVG family protein, whose translation is MEITEVRVFLKDSQDKKLKAYATVTFDNAFVVRNIKVIQGTNGVFIAMPSRKVKQPCHKCNFKNEFRSKFCNQCGAQLPVSSQPAVPEMNAQAEHKDIAHPITQQFRDYLQKKVLDAYEQEVKKGPAASTTHEEV